A window of the Nitrospirae bacterium YQR-1 genome harbors these coding sequences:
- a CDS encoding transketolase produces MLKACHSIREHILRASFESGQGHIPSCFSIVEILYALYSVMNHRPENPHWENRDIFILSKGHGSLGYYCVLADFGYFDIKDVYSFGAYKSAFGCHADRLKIPGVEASTGSLGHGIGLGVGMALAMKIKKENRQVYVLVGDGEANEGSVWEAVLVAVSLNLSNFTILYDNNMSHQRGLQIHNPHKHFEGFGCDTYQVAGHDVEELKKHVAIKSGTVKVIVAETVKGYGCKTFTGNHYAWHRRSPNEQELQQLLKELHAASV; encoded by the coding sequence ATGCTTAAGGCTTGCCATAGTATAAGGGAGCACATACTGAGGGCGTCTTTTGAGAGTGGCCAGGGGCACATTCCGTCATGCTTTTCAATAGTGGAAATTCTCTATGCACTCTATAGTGTTATGAACCACAGACCTGAAAATCCGCACTGGGAAAATCGTGATATTTTTATTTTAAGCAAGGGCCACGGCTCTTTGGGCTATTACTGTGTGCTTGCGGACTTTGGGTATTTTGACATAAAAGATGTATATAGCTTTGGGGCATATAAGTCAGCGTTTGGCTGTCATGCCGACAGGTTGAAAATTCCCGGGGTTGAGGCCTCAACCGGCTCTCTGGGTCATGGGATAGGGTTAGGGGTCGGCATGGCACTTGCCATGAAGATAAAAAAAGAAAACAGACAGGTGTATGTTTTAGTGGGCGACGGCGAGGCAAATGAAGGGAGCGTCTGGGAGGCCGTGCTGGTGGCCGTAAGTTTGAACCTCAGCAATTTTACCATACTTTATGACAACAACATGTCGCACCAGAGGGGGCTTCAGATACATAATCCCCACAAGCATTTTGAGGGCTTTGGCTGTGACACATACCAGGTGGCCGGCCATGATGTGGAAGAGCTTAAAAAACACGTTGCCATAAAAAGCGGCACTGTTAAAGTGATAGTGGCAGAGACGGTAAAAGGTTACGGCTGTAAGACCTTTACCGGCAACCACTATGCATGGCACAGAAGATCCCCAAATGAACAGGAACTACAGCAGCTCCTGAAGGAGTTACATGCGGCTTCAGTTTAA